A segment of the Agrobacterium tumefaciens genome:
AAATCGCTGCACTGCTGGTAGAGCAGGTCACCGGCCAGGTTCGCTGGCGCGAGACGGTGGAGTGGTTTGCCGCCAACAACATCACGCAACTTTATGAGATCGGCTCCGGCAAGGTCCTGACAGGGCTTGCACGCCGCATCGACAAGACGGTGAATGGCGTCGCCGTCAACAATGCTGCCGATATCGATCAGCTCCTGGCGACCCTCGCAGGCTGAAGGCCGCGGTCGCCCCGTTTAAAGAAGGAACATTCCATGTTTGATTTGACCGGCCGCAAGGCTCTCGTCACAGGCGCAACCGGCGGCATCGGCGAAGAAATCGCCCGCATGCTGCACGCGCAGGGCGCAACCGTCGGACTGCACGGCACGCGCGTCGAAAAGCTTGAGGCACTCGCCGCCGAGCTTGGCGATCGCGTCAAGATTTTCCCGGCAAACCTGGCGGACCGCGCCGAGGTTAAGGCGCTGGGTGAAAAGGCCGAGGCCGAGCTGGAAGGCGTCGACATCCTCGTCAACAACGCCGGCATTACCAAGGATGGCCTTTTCGTTCGTATGAGCGACGAAGACTGGGACAACGTCATTGAAGTCAATCTGACGGCGATGTTCCGCCTGACGCGCGAACTGACGCATCCGATGATGCGCCGCCGTTTCGGCCGCATTATCAACATAACCTCCATCGTCGGCGTGACCGGTAACCCGGGCCAGGCAAACTACTGCGCGTCGAAGGCCGGCATGATCGGCTTCTCCAAGTCGCTGGCGCAGGAAATCGCAACCCGTAATGTTACCGTCAACTGCGTGGCTCCGGGCTTCATCGAAAGCGCCATGACCGGCAAGCTGAACGACAAGCAGAAAGAAGCCATCATGGGTGCCATTCCCATGAAGCGCATGGGAACCGGTGCGGAAATCGCTTCCGCCGTGCTTTATCTCGCATCCAACGAAGCGGGTTACATGACGGGCCAGACGCTGCATGTGAACGGCGGCATGGCGATGATTTGATGTGATGCCCTTTCTGTTGCGGAAAGGGGCGCGCGTCTTTTGAAATCTTGCTGGCGCCTGGGTCGAACCAGGCATTTTCCTGGCGCCTGCAAGTGTCTACCCGCTCTGGTTTCAGGCGAAAGAGCCTGTGATACGCTGTGCTTAGCGCGTTTTCAGGCTTTTCGACCGATTGAAACCATGTTAAGCGGGCCAAGACTGTGAACAGTCGTCCCGGAGAGACAGTAAGCCGTTGCGAATTTTTGCAACGATGTCTAGCTTGGACCGGGTTTAACGGGTTTGCCCGCGGTGCCGGATTTGAACGGTGCTTGAGGGCTTCTGACAGGGCAGGGTGCCGCAAGGCATTCCCTTTTAAAATAAAGGTCGAGGAAACCGACATGAGCGATATCGCAGAACGCGTAAAGAAAATTGTAATTGATCATCTTGGCGTTGACGCCGACAAAGTTGTTGAAGGCGCAAGCTTCATCGACGATCTGGGCGCTGACTCGCTCGACACCGTTGAACTGGTTATGGCTTTCGAAGAAGAGTTCGGCGTTGAAATCCCTGACGACGCTGCCGACTCGATCCTGACCGTTGGCGACGCCGTAAAGTTCATCGAAAAGGCACAGGCCTGATCGACCGTACTCGGGGAGGTTATTCAACCTCCCGTTCTGGCCCGGCTTGTCCGGGCCAATATTTTATCGCGAGAGGCGCACGCAGAGCTGGCGCGTGTCTCCGGCGCGTAGTCCCTTTGGCCGGAAATGGTCCGGCAAAATGGTTTATGCGCATATTCAGAATGTTGTAGTGTCATCTGCAAGTCATCGACGATCAGAGACGCAGCAAGAAAAGACCGATGATTGGATAAGGGCGGAGCGTTGGCATGAGGCGTGTCGTTATCACCGGTACCGGCATGGTATCTCCTCTTGGATGCGGAACGGAAGTGACCTGGGAGCGGCTGCTTGCCGGCCAGAACGGCGCCCGTCTGGTCACGGAATTCGAGGTCGAAGACCTTCCCGCAAAAATCGCCTGCCGTATTCCGCTTGGCGATGGTTCCGATGGCACTTTCAATCCTGATGACTGGATGGAGCCGAAGGAACAGCGCAAGGTCGATCCCTTCATCGTCTACGGTATGGCAGCAGCCGACATGGCGCTGAACGACGCCAATTGGCACCCTGAAACCGACGAAGACCAGATCATGACCGGCGTCCTGATCGGCTCCGGTATCGGCGGTCTCGAAGGTATCGTCGAAGCCGGTTACACGCTGCGAGACAAGGGTCCGCGTCGCGTTTCGCCTTTCTTCATTCCCGGCCGCCTCATCAATCTGGTGTCTGGTCAGGTGTCCATCCGCCACAAGCTGCGCGGACCGAACCATGCCGTCGTAACAGCCTGCTCGACCGGTGCGCATGCCATTGGCGACGCCGCGCGCCTGATTGCCCTCGGTGATGCTGACGTCATGGTTGCCGGTGGCGCCGAATCGCCGGTCTGCCGTATTGCGCTTGCCGGTTTTGCTGCCTGCAAGGCGCTCTCCACACAGCACAACGATGACCCGCAGAAGGCATCGCGTCCCTATGACCGTGACCGCGACGGTTTCGTCATGGGCGAGGGTGCCGGTATCGTGGTTCTCGAGGAGCTCGAACACGCCAAGGCACGCGGCGCGAAGATCTACGCAGAAGTTGTCGGTTACGGCCTGTCTGGCGATGCGTACCACATCACCGCGCCGTCCGAAGACGGTGAGGGCGCTTACCGCTGCATGTCCATGGCGCTGAAGCGCGCCGGCCTGACGCCCGACGATATCGACTACATCAACGCCCACGGTACATCGACCATGGCCGACACCATCGAACTCGGTGCGGTTGAACGTCTGGTTGGCGATTCTGCTTCGAAGATTTCGATGTCCTCGACCAAGTCGGCTACGGGCCACCTCCTCGGCGCAGCAGGTGCGATCGAAGCAATTTTCGCAACACTTGCGATCCGCGACAACATCGTCCCGCCGACGCTGAACCTCGACAATCCCGATGTCGAGACGAAGATCGATCTCGTGCCGCACAAGGCCCGCAAGCGCGACGTCAACGTTGCCCTGTCGAACTCCTTCGGCTTCGGCGGCACCAACGCGTCGCTCGTTCTGCGTCGCTACGAAGCCTGATTGTCTGACGGCTCTTGCCGTTAAAGACGGAATCGTCGAAAACCGCCTCCGGTCGTTGTGCATCGGAGGCCAAGGATAACGCCTTAGGCGAGGCAACTTTTCCGCTTCGCCAAACTTATGTCAGTTTGCGTTATCTGCCGTATTGGGAACGAGTTTTCGTGAAACCGTGCGGAAAACCGCCACCGATGCTTTGATGTGGTGCAGGATGGCATCCCGAACCTGTTTTTGCCGCATTGCCTGCGCAAAAAGCGCTGATAATGCCGAACTGAAAAGGACCGCCGGTGAGCGATACGAACCAGAACAGCCAGGGACAATACGGACGCGACGGCGCGGGCGAAGGTAGCCGCGGCCCGATCATTCCGAAGTCTCCGACGGAGGCGCTGCGGCCGGAAAAAGTTCCGGCTCCGCCAAAGCGTTCCCGCAAGGCTCATGGGCAACTGGTGATTTTCCTGAATTTCCTGATGACGCTGGCGGTTGCCGTCTGCGTGCTTGCCGTTGCTGCCTTCTATTACATGATCAGCTCCTTCCAGGAGCCCGGTCCTTTGGAAGCCAATACCCATTTCACAGTGCGCAACGGCGCCGGCCTCATCGAGATTGCCAACAATCTGGAGCGCAATGGCGTCATCACCAACGCACGTGTTTTCCGTCTGATGACCGGCAGCTATCTCCAGAAGGAGCAGACGCTGAAGGCCGGCGAATATGAGATCAAGGCTGCCGCCTCGATGAAGGACATCCTGCTGTTGCTGGAGTCCGGCAAGTCGATTCTCTATTCCGTGTCTTTGCCGGAA
Coding sequences within it:
- the fabG gene encoding 3-oxoacyl-[acyl-carrier-protein] reductase — its product is MFDLTGRKALVTGATGGIGEEIARMLHAQGATVGLHGTRVEKLEALAAELGDRVKIFPANLADRAEVKALGEKAEAELEGVDILVNNAGITKDGLFVRMSDEDWDNVIEVNLTAMFRLTRELTHPMMRRRFGRIINITSIVGVTGNPGQANYCASKAGMIGFSKSLAQEIATRNVTVNCVAPGFIESAMTGKLNDKQKEAIMGAIPMKRMGTGAEIASAVLYLASNEAGYMTGQTLHVNGGMAMI
- a CDS encoding acyl carrier protein, which codes for MSDIAERVKKIVIDHLGVDADKVVEGASFIDDLGADSLDTVELVMAFEEEFGVEIPDDAADSILTVGDAVKFIEKAQA
- the fabF gene encoding beta-ketoacyl-ACP synthase II, with amino-acid sequence MRRVVITGTGMVSPLGCGTEVTWERLLAGQNGARLVTEFEVEDLPAKIACRIPLGDGSDGTFNPDDWMEPKEQRKVDPFIVYGMAAADMALNDANWHPETDEDQIMTGVLIGSGIGGLEGIVEAGYTLRDKGPRRVSPFFIPGRLINLVSGQVSIRHKLRGPNHAVVTACSTGAHAIGDAARLIALGDADVMVAGGAESPVCRIALAGFAACKALSTQHNDDPQKASRPYDRDRDGFVMGEGAGIVVLEELEHAKARGAKIYAEVVGYGLSGDAYHITAPSEDGEGAYRCMSMALKRAGLTPDDIDYINAHGTSTMADTIELGAVERLVGDSASKISMSSTKSATGHLLGAAGAIEAIFATLAIRDNIVPPTLNLDNPDVETKIDLVPHKARKRDVNVALSNSFGFGGTNASLVLRRYEA